Proteins co-encoded in one Flavobacteriaceae bacterium MAR_2009_75 genomic window:
- a CDS encoding serine/threonine-protein kinase HipA encodes MSSMNINNCLGTLKEGLNIYSKTALNRLFNGRKVSPTLPYESPVTNAIVEELFKENKRRLSISGVQEKFSVLLEKNKLRLISEGEQGQYILKPIPNVGTRTEQMPANEHLSMQIARQVFGIETAENGLVFFKNGDPAYITKRFDVAADGTKWAVEDFASLAGRTPQTHGTDFKYAGSYLELFELLKKYVPAYQVEAIKLFKLLLFNYLISNGDAHFKNFSLIETALGDFKLSPAYDLLNSRIHIEDRDFALADGLLPPNKATGKVTEQFFKLAELAGISEKQYDKVFKSLTTNQDKVVSLIELSYLDEKTKRNYAQAYQTRLKKLLRP; translated from the coding sequence ATGAGTTCGATGAACATAAATAACTGTCTAGGTACTTTAAAGGAAGGGCTCAACATCTACAGTAAGACAGCGTTAAATCGTTTATTCAACGGCAGAAAGGTAAGTCCTACCCTACCCTATGAATCGCCGGTTACCAATGCCATTGTTGAAGAGCTCTTCAAGGAGAATAAAAGGCGATTATCTATTTCAGGAGTGCAAGAGAAATTCTCCGTACTCCTAGAAAAAAACAAACTACGATTAATATCAGAAGGAGAACAAGGGCAGTATATTCTAAAACCTATCCCCAATGTAGGAACCCGAACAGAGCAAATGCCAGCCAACGAACATTTGAGTATGCAGATAGCACGTCAAGTATTCGGAATCGAAACTGCAGAGAACGGACTGGTATTCTTTAAAAATGGGGACCCTGCCTACATTACCAAGCGTTTTGATGTTGCCGCTGATGGCACTAAATGGGCTGTAGAGGATTTTGCATCGCTAGCTGGCAGAACACCGCAAACCCACGGAACGGATTTTAAATACGCAGGTAGCTATCTAGAGCTATTTGAACTGTTAAAAAAATATGTGCCGGCCTATCAAGTAGAAGCCATCAAATTATTTAAATTACTTCTCTTTAACTATTTAATATCTAACGGGGATGCTCATTTCAAAAATTTCTCTTTAATAGAAACTGCTTTAGGAGATTTTAAATTGAGTCCGGCATACGACCTATTGAATAGTAGAATTCATATTGAAGATAGAGACTTTGCCTTAGCAGATGGACTCTTACCACCGAACAAGGCCACAGGAAAAGTTACGGAGCAGTTTTTCAAACTGGCAGAACTAGCAGGTATTTCTGAAAAGCAATATGACAAGGTATTTAAAAGTTTAACCACCAATCAAGATAAGGTGGTATCACTAATCGAACTTTCATACCTTGATGAAAAGACAAAACGGAATTATGCACAGGCTTATCAAACTAGGCTAAAAAAACTTTTACGACCTTAA
- a CDS encoding fumarylacetoacetate (FAA) hydrolase, with protein MKLVTFQNKEGSIQTGWLKADGVVGMQKADDRLPNDMLSFIDDHESYFQIIKDNNLEEIDPHYNLKEVKLLAPLPNPRSFRDYVAFEQHMLNASNSFGHTVSPEWYNIPIFYFTNHQAIYGPEDEIKRPEKETKFDIELEMAVVMGKKGADIKAENADDHIFGYTVFNDWTARAIQRQEMTVPLGPHKGKDFANAIGPCIVTKDEFEKYRCTISRDTHPEHLAMPLTTNGRFDLKMTARINGETMCEGNYKTVHWTFPQMIERASENNVNLMPGDILGSGTVGWGSLIENNFSVHRPLEPGDVVELEIEGIGVLRNVVL; from the coding sequence ATGAAATTAGTAACATTCCAAAATAAAGAAGGGTCTATACAGACCGGATGGTTAAAAGCAGATGGCGTTGTTGGTATGCAAAAGGCAGATGACCGCCTTCCTAATGATATGCTTAGTTTTATAGATGACCATGAAAGCTATTTCCAAATTATAAAGGATAATAATCTAGAGGAAATTGACCCACACTATAATTTAAAGGAAGTAAAATTATTAGCGCCACTACCCAACCCGAGAAGCTTTAGAGACTATGTTGCCTTTGAACAGCATATGTTAAATGCATCCAATTCTTTCGGACATACCGTTAGTCCAGAATGGTATAACATTCCCATTTTCTATTTCACCAATCACCAAGCCATTTATGGCCCAGAAGATGAGATAAAGAGACCTGAGAAAGAAACCAAATTTGACATTGAACTAGAAATGGCCGTCGTCATGGGTAAAAAAGGCGCGGATATTAAAGCCGAAAATGCAGATGACCATATTTTTGGTTATACCGTATTTAATGATTGGACCGCGAGGGCAATACAAAGACAAGAGATGACCGTGCCACTAGGACCACATAAAGGAAAGGATTTTGCCAATGCAATTGGCCCCTGTATAGTAACCAAAGACGAGTTCGAAAAATATCGTTGCACCATTTCCAGGGATACCCATCCGGAACATTTAGCAATGCCTTTAACCACAAATGGGCGATTTGACTTAAAAATGACTGCGCGCATTAATGGAGAAACTATGTGTGAGGGTAATTATAAAACCGTGCATTGGACTTTTCCACAAATGATAGAACGTGCTTCTGAAAATAATGTCAACCTTATGCCTGGTGATATTTTAGGAAGCGGTACCGTTGGTTGGGGAAGCCTTATTGAAAATAATTTTTCGGTTCACAGACCATTGGAACCGGGAGATGTTGTTGAATTAGAGATTGAGGGGATTGGTGTTTTGAGAAATGTAGTGCTGTAG
- a CDS encoding 2-polyprenyl-6-methoxyphenol hydroxylase-like FAD-dependent oxidoreductase, with product MSAVRKVLVVGGGIGGQSVAIALARNGVEVEIAERLDAFNVYGVGIIQQSNALRALDRIGLADKTMEEGFPYGQLKMYTAGGHFIGLAGAPPVEKYPSHNGISRRTLHEIMYAEAIKMGVTYKMGTTVTEIENNENEITVTFTDNTKSTYDILVASDGINSNMRSLIFGEFKPRYMGVSVWRYPFKKHEDLDTSYMYYGKRSKIGFVPMCEKTMYMFLVSAEGAHNPWVEKSAYIPMLKNYLSEFPVKIAQDAREQITDPDLVNYRPIEASHLQDPWFKNRAIVIGDGAHATVPQLGSGAALALEDGVVLAEELEKASTVDEAFKAFMKRRYGRCMAIVNASETLAEWELLEFEGKSLPEGASIGQVVGQAVGTLMAPF from the coding sequence ATGTCCGCAGTAAGAAAAGTACTTGTCGTTGGTGGTGGTATTGGTGGCCAGTCCGTAGCTATTGCCTTGGCAAGAAACGGAGTAGAGGTGGAAATTGCAGAACGCTTGGATGCTTTTAACGTTTATGGCGTTGGCATCATCCAACAATCCAACGCCCTGAGGGCATTGGATAGAATTGGTCTTGCAGATAAAACGATGGAGGAAGGTTTTCCATACGGACAATTGAAAATGTATACTGCGGGAGGTCATTTTATAGGACTTGCAGGAGCGCCACCTGTAGAAAAGTATCCTAGTCACAATGGTATTTCTCGAAGAACACTACATGAAATCATGTATGCTGAAGCCATTAAAATGGGTGTAACCTATAAAATGGGTACGACCGTTACCGAAATAGAAAATAATGAAAATGAGATAACCGTAACCTTTACCGATAACACCAAAAGTACATACGATATCTTAGTGGCATCAGACGGTATTAATTCTAATATGCGTTCTTTGATTTTTGGTGAATTCAAACCGCGATATATGGGTGTTTCTGTCTGGAGATATCCTTTTAAAAAGCACGAGGACTTGGACACTTCATATATGTATTATGGAAAACGTAGTAAAATTGGTTTTGTACCTATGTGTGAAAAGACCATGTATATGTTTTTGGTATCTGCAGAAGGTGCCCATAATCCTTGGGTAGAGAAATCAGCATATATACCAATGCTTAAGAACTATTTGTCTGAGTTTCCGGTAAAAATAGCCCAAGATGCCAGAGAACAGATTACTGATCCAGATTTAGTGAATTACCGTCCGATTGAGGCCAGTCATCTACAGGACCCATGGTTCAAGAATAGAGCCATTGTAATCGGTGATGGGGCGCATGCCACTGTACCGCAACTAGGTTCAGGTGCCGCTTTGGCTCTTGAAGATGGGGTTGTTTTAGCAGAAGAATTAGAAAAAGCTTCTACAGTTGACGAAGCTTTTAAAGCCTTTATGAAAAGGCGTTATGGGCGGTGTATGGCAATTGTAAATGCATCTGAAACATTGGCCGAATGGGAGTTGTTGGAATTTGAAGGAAAGTCTTTGCCGGAAGGTGCAAGTATTGGCCAGGTAGTAGGCCAAGCAGTAGGTACTTTAATGGCTCCATTTTAA
- a CDS encoding alpha/beta hydrolase family protein DUF1100: MWHFFPGKYMPSYQVNRALSQAHYGGGEFAEILEAAGNIDPDNRETFNIAWLNKGNEVYGWAEDYEKKGAFVSARRTYLRAFNYLRTAEFFMPLGDQRKIETYVKAREAFITATKYFKEKPIQVEVPFEGSFLPGYLFKPKGVKNPPVMVMFGGLDSLAEELYFGIGDHLMERGIALLAMDGPGQGAALRLNHIHSRHDYNVAGTAVLDWVLENLKDEVDTTSVGVAGVSMGGYMAARCAAFEPRFKVCMIYGAVWSYYSVWKGRNGNHPLAKIVQHIMDEETYEGVLKKLEGFTLENGVAEKISMPTFIMHGGGDKQNFVEHAITLEKHLTCEHEMKIVPEGESGSQHCQVDNMMPTLDMYDWIAEKIHA, translated from the coding sequence ATGTGGCATTTTTTTCCGGGCAAGTATATGCCTTCTTATCAAGTAAATAGAGCATTATCACAAGCCCATTACGGAGGTGGTGAATTTGCTGAAATCTTAGAGGCAGCAGGTAATATTGACCCAGATAATAGAGAAACCTTTAACATAGCTTGGCTAAATAAAGGGAATGAAGTTTATGGCTGGGCAGAAGATTATGAAAAGAAAGGAGCTTTTGTCTCGGCGAGAAGAACTTATTTAAGAGCGTTTAATTATTTACGTACGGCAGAGTTTTTTATGCCTTTGGGTGATCAACGCAAAATAGAAACCTACGTAAAAGCAAGAGAGGCTTTTATTACAGCTACAAAATATTTTAAAGAAAAACCAATACAGGTAGAAGTGCCTTTTGAAGGTTCTTTTTTACCAGGATATCTTTTTAAGCCAAAAGGCGTGAAAAACCCACCGGTTATGGTCATGTTTGGCGGATTGGATAGTTTGGCAGAAGAACTTTATTTTGGAATCGGAGACCACTTAATGGAGCGTGGTATTGCTTTATTGGCAATGGACGGACCAGGCCAAGGAGCAGCTTTGCGTTTAAACCATATTCACTCACGTCACGATTATAATGTTGCTGGTACAGCGGTGTTGGATTGGGTTTTAGAAAACTTAAAAGATGAAGTAGATACTACAAGTGTTGGTGTTGCAGGAGTATCCATGGGAGGCTACATGGCGGCACGTTGTGCAGCTTTTGAGCCACGTTTTAAGGTTTGCATGATTTATGGTGCCGTTTGGTCGTATTATTCAGTCTGGAAAGGCAGAAATGGAAATCATCCATTGGCAAAAATTGTACAACACATTATGGATGAGGAAACCTATGAAGGTGTACTTAAAAAATTAGAAGGTTTTACTTTAGAGAATGGCGTGGCGGAGAAAATATCTATGCCAACATTCATAATGCATGGTGGCGGAGATAAACAAAATTTCGTAGAGCATGCCATCACTTTAGAAAAACATTTGACTTGCGAACATGAGATGAAGATTGTACCGGAGGGTGAGAGCGGATCTCAACACTGTCAAGTAGATAATATGATGCCTACTTTAGACATGTACGATTGGATTGCAGAGAAAATCCATGCTTAA
- a CDS encoding catechol 2,3-dioxygenase, whose protein sequence is MAKNPHYFSQMAHVEVLTKDLEKSVHFFGDIVGMDITGREEGSVYLRAWGDYFHHTLKLTQSDKSGLGHIGWRADSPEALEEAVEYLESIGAGRGWYDGDQGHGKAFKFQSPEGHMHEVFWDVQWLREEGERGSVYADRYSSNRLKGANPRRFDHVTYMVSKGAYPAEKAFWKALGFKNPDEIRIKDDVPPIGGLHTLANLSHDIAIFTDPNIEPNQAVLNHICWNVDSREEVLLALDYFIEKGYKSVMGSPTRHKADEGFFIYIVDPGSGILFEFYACARLVFAPDHLDVHYLKDNPNDAWGSVNPFAEMGKGKKLGLSEDGTVKPADI, encoded by the coding sequence ATGGCAAAAAACCCACATTATTTTTCGCAAATGGCCCATGTTGAGGTCTTAACCAAAGACCTTGAGAAATCGGTGCATTTCTTTGGAGATATCGTTGGAATGGATATAACAGGAAGAGAAGAAGGTTCTGTATATCTAAGAGCTTGGGGCGATTATTTTCACCATACTCTAAAATTAACTCAAAGTGATAAATCTGGTTTAGGTCATATAGGTTGGCGAGCAGACAGCCCGGAAGCTTTAGAGGAGGCGGTGGAATATTTAGAAAGTATAGGAGCCGGTAGAGGTTGGTATGATGGTGACCAAGGTCATGGAAAAGCTTTTAAATTTCAATCACCTGAAGGGCATATGCACGAGGTTTTTTGGGATGTACAATGGTTACGTGAAGAAGGGGAACGTGGTAGCGTTTATGCAGATAGATATTCTAGTAATCGTTTAAAAGGCGCTAACCCAAGAAGATTTGACCACGTAACGTACATGGTATCAAAAGGAGCCTATCCTGCTGAGAAAGCTTTTTGGAAAGCCCTAGGGTTTAAAAACCCAGATGAAATTAGAATCAAGGACGATGTACCCCCAATAGGAGGTTTACATACACTTGCAAATTTATCGCACGACATTGCCATTTTTACCGACCCGAATATAGAACCAAATCAAGCGGTTTTAAATCATATTTGTTGGAACGTTGATAGCCGTGAAGAAGTGCTTTTAGCCTTAGACTACTTTATTGAAAAAGGGTACAAAAGTGTGATGGGGTCTCCAACAAGGCATAAGGCAGATGAAGGTTTCTTTATTTATATCGTGGATCCGGGAAGTGGAATCTTATTTGAATTCTACGCTTGTGCTAGATTAGTATTTGCACCCGATCATTTAGACGTTCACTATTTAAAAGACAATCCAAATGATGCATGGGGTTCTGTAAATCCGTTTGCAGAAATGGGTAAAGGCAAAAAATTAGGATTATCGGAAGACGGAACGGTTAAGCCGGCTGATATATAG
- a CDS encoding vanillate O-demethylase monooxygenase subunit: MNVLTNENKKTDMVEFPLNVWYVAALAKEITDKPLARTLLNNPVVLYRTKNSIINALEDRCCHRHLPLSMGMVEDKGLRCGYHGLLFDEDGKVIDVPGQDHLPPNACVKKYHVVEQDAIVWIWFGTKDNETPTVEPPKYKFHTDPNYVFDGDVYQYQAPYQLIHDNLLDLSHLGYVHVHTIGGDAHTHMNAKLVSESRGESVFIKRYLPNSTPPPTYVAAYPFKGKVDRWQELEFYPSHIRIWTGAVDVDTDSLDDPNRKGFHMRGLHGLTPETAETSHYFWTIATNPEKNIEEIKEKVVEQTRFTFDEDKVVVEEQFRNMKKFGEQPTFDIHVDVGPNRARRLLKKLVRASNK, translated from the coding sequence ATGAACGTACTAACTAACGAAAACAAAAAAACAGATATGGTAGAATTTCCACTAAACGTTTGGTATGTTGCTGCTTTAGCAAAAGAAATAACAGATAAACCGTTGGCTAGAACGTTGCTAAATAATCCAGTTGTTTTATATAGAACTAAAAACAGTATTATAAATGCTTTAGAAGACCGTTGTTGTCATAGGCACCTACCCTTGTCAATGGGTATGGTGGAAGATAAGGGGTTGCGATGCGGCTATCATGGTCTTTTATTTGATGAAGACGGTAAGGTTATAGATGTACCAGGGCAAGACCATCTTCCTCCAAATGCATGTGTAAAAAAGTATCATGTAGTAGAACAAGATGCAATAGTATGGATATGGTTTGGCACCAAAGATAATGAGACACCCACGGTAGAGCCTCCGAAATATAAATTTCATACAGACCCAAATTATGTTTTTGATGGCGATGTATACCAATACCAAGCACCTTATCAATTAATTCACGATAATTTATTAGATCTAAGTCATTTAGGATATGTACACGTTCATACCATTGGCGGTGATGCACACACGCATATGAATGCAAAATTAGTTTCGGAAAGCAGAGGTGAAAGTGTTTTTATTAAGCGTTATCTACCGAATTCTACACCGCCACCAACATATGTTGCCGCATACCCTTTTAAAGGAAAGGTAGACAGATGGCAAGAATTAGAGTTTTATCCTTCTCATATTCGTATTTGGACAGGTGCTGTTGATGTTGATACAGATTCTTTAGATGACCCAAACCGAAAAGGTTTCCATATGCGCGGTTTACACGGTTTAACTCCAGAAACCGCAGAAACCTCTCATTATTTTTGGACTATAGCTACAAATCCGGAAAAGAATATTGAAGAGATTAAAGAGAAAGTGGTTGAGCAAACCAGATTCACATTTGATGAAGACAAAGTTGTCGTTGAAGAACAATTTAGAAATATGAAAAAATTTGGAGAGCAACCTACTTTTGATATTCACGTAGACGTAGGCCCTAATAGAGCACGTAGACTCCTAAAAAAACTGGTTAGGGCAAGTAATAAATAA
- a CDS encoding putative MFS family arabinose efflux permease: MKKFFSYENGIVGLMALTFGVLFFDRLALNYLVPYVAKDLNLNNTQIGLLAAGLSLAWAFSSYFTTAWSEARNKNKITFILAIVIFSVCSFGSGMAIGFGTLLVARLVMGLAEGPVIPLAQIFVERESSPSRLGINVGIVQAVGGALFGSILAPVILIQIAENMGWRTAFYIAGVPGLFMGVLAAIYLKKSTTESRGIKEKNGFNIKELWQYNNIKWGTPLACCVFGWWFATIPFITKYFTDVQGMDAGTMQKTMGLLGLSMLLSSLFFPGISDKIGRKKALLIALCLGIVYPFAVYFLNGTGIHLPAMFITYAMVGTIPLVAAIVPSEAVPNRLKAKAVGFVTAVAEVIGGVLIPAIAGGLSDVINESAFLWVAAVLAVLSLFFLSKLEESKEREIIQ, from the coding sequence ATGAAAAAATTCTTCTCCTACGAGAATGGAATAGTAGGCCTAATGGCCTTGACGTTTGGCGTTCTATTTTTTGACCGGTTAGCACTTAATTATTTGGTGCCTTATGTCGCAAAAGACCTCAATTTAAACAATACCCAAATTGGTTTGTTAGCAGCAGGTTTATCATTGGCCTGGGCTTTTTCCAGTTATTTTACAACAGCTTGGTCCGAGGCTAGAAACAAGAACAAGATTACTTTTATTTTGGCTATCGTCATTTTTTCGGTATGCTCCTTTGGTTCAGGTATGGCGATCGGTTTTGGCACCTTATTGGTGGCCCGCTTGGTGATGGGTTTGGCGGAAGGCCCTGTTATTCCTTTGGCTCAAATATTTGTAGAGCGGGAATCTTCTCCAAGTAGGTTAGGTATTAATGTTGGTATTGTACAGGCTGTGGGCGGTGCTCTGTTCGGTTCTATACTGGCTCCGGTCATACTGATACAGATAGCCGAAAATATGGGTTGGCGGACAGCATTTTATATTGCCGGTGTACCAGGCCTTTTCATGGGGGTGTTAGCAGCTATTTATCTTAAAAAATCTACAACAGAAAGTAGAGGTATCAAAGAAAAAAATGGGTTTAACATAAAGGAATTATGGCAGTATAATAATATTAAATGGGGTACTCCACTTGCTTGCTGTGTTTTTGGTTGGTGGTTTGCTACAATACCTTTTATCACCAAATACTTTACCGATGTTCAGGGAATGGATGCTGGTACTATGCAAAAAACCATGGGATTACTAGGACTTTCTATGCTCTTGTCATCTTTGTTTTTTCCAGGAATCTCAGATAAAATAGGCAGAAAAAAAGCTTTATTAATCGCTTTATGCTTAGGAATTGTTTATCCCTTTGCAGTCTACTTCTTAAACGGCACAGGTATTCATTTACCAGCCATGTTTATTACCTATGCTATGGTGGGGACTATTCCCCTCGTTGCAGCCATAGTACCTTCAGAAGCAGTGCCTAATCGTTTAAAAGCAAAAGCTGTTGGCTTTGTCACGGCGGTTGCCGAAGTCATAGGAGGTGTTTTAATCCCTGCAATTGCAGGTGGACTATCTGATGTCATAAACGAGTCTGCATTTCTTTGGGTGGCTGCTGTATTGGCGGTGCTATCTTTATTTTTCTTATCAAAATTAGAAGAATCAAAAGAAAGGGAAATTATTCAATAA